In Bos javanicus breed banteng chromosome 2, ARS-OSU_banteng_1.0, whole genome shotgun sequence, the following proteins share a genomic window:
- the LOC133234290 gene encoding phospholipase A2, membrane associated-like translates to MKTLLLLAVIMAFALLQVHAHLWDFAKMIRHTTGKGALLSYGAYGCYCGVSGRGSPKDATDRCCWAHDCCYKKLKHHGCGTKFLNYNVSIRRGQITCADQGVCRRIVCECDKKAAICFARNQHTYNKKLQYYRNSLCTGRAPQC, encoded by the exons ATGAAGACCCTCCTGCTGCTGGCAGTGATCATGGCCTTTG CCCTTCTTCAGGTCCATGCACATTTGTGGGATTTCGCGAAAATGATCAGGCACACGACAGGAAAGGGAGCCCTGCTCAGCTACGGTGCCTACGGCTGCTACTGTGGAGTGAGTGGCAGAGGATCCCCCAAGGATGCAACGGATCG GTGCTGTTGGGCACATGACTGCTGTTACAAAAAGCTGAAGCATCATGGATGTGGCACCAAGTTCCTTAACTACAATGTGTCTATCCGCCGGGGCCAAATCACGTGTG CGGATCAAGGTGTGTGTAGACGTATAGTCTGTGAATGTGATAAAAAAGCTGCCATCTGTTTTGCAAGGAACCAGCACACCTATAATAAAAAGCTCCAATACTACAGAAACTCTCTGTGCACAGGGCGTGCCCCGCAGTGCTGA